From a region of the Aeoliella mucimassa genome:
- the cysN gene encoding sulfate adenylyltransferase subunit CysN, with protein sequence MSHQSDLIATDIDAYLKQHENKELLRFLTCGSVDDGKSTLIGMLLYESKMIYEDTLAAIEKDSIKHGTTGGFDPALLTDGLKAEREQGITIDVAYRYFSTAKRKFIIADCPGHEQYTRNMATGASTCDLAIILIDARHGVMTQTKRHSFIVSLLGIKHVLVAVNKMDLVDFSEDRFNEIVREYRDFATRLEMPDQHFIPISALKGDNLLEHSPNTPWYEGSTLMHHLENVHIASDRNLIDFRMPVQFVNRPNLDFRGFCGTIASGTISKGDTIMALPSKKTSKVKSIVTFDGELEEAFAPLSVTLTTEDEIDISRGDLLVRPDNQPNITDKFDASIVWMAEQPLLPGKDYLIKHACSLVPGRISTLRYEIDVNTLHRSPAAELKLNQIGRCQIQLSQPIALDDYRRNKGTGAFIVVDRVSNITVAAGMILDRKTAEESDHWADEARETLEARTSPVTPDEREARYGQKPATVLLTGLPAAGKTPIANAVERMLFDRGRAVAVIDGQNMRRGLSRDLGFSVDDRSENVRRAAEVAKTLNNSGLITIAAFVAPHEAVRQKAADVVGRERFIVAHVAAPVEWCREHDEQGVYAKADAGELASFPGVSAEYEAPATPDLVLNTHESSIEECAKQVVELLEARGVI encoded by the coding sequence ATGTCCCATCAATCTGATCTTATTGCCACCGACATCGATGCCTACCTGAAGCAGCACGAGAATAAGGAGCTGTTGCGGTTCCTTACGTGTGGTTCGGTGGACGACGGAAAAAGCACGCTGATTGGCATGCTGCTGTACGAGTCGAAGATGATTTACGAGGACACCCTCGCAGCCATCGAGAAAGACTCCATCAAGCATGGCACCACCGGCGGGTTCGACCCCGCGCTCTTGACCGACGGCCTGAAGGCCGAGCGCGAGCAGGGCATCACCATCGACGTGGCGTACCGCTACTTCTCGACCGCCAAGCGGAAGTTCATCATCGCCGACTGCCCGGGCCACGAGCAGTACACACGCAACATGGCCACCGGGGCTTCGACCTGCGACCTGGCGATCATCCTGATCGACGCCCGCCATGGCGTGATGACCCAAACCAAGCGGCACTCGTTCATCGTCTCGCTGCTCGGCATCAAGCACGTGCTGGTAGCCGTGAACAAGATGGACCTGGTCGACTTCAGCGAAGATCGCTTCAACGAGATCGTCCGCGAATACCGCGACTTCGCCACGCGGCTCGAAATGCCCGACCAGCACTTTATCCCGATCAGCGCGCTCAAAGGCGATAACCTGCTGGAGCACAGCCCGAACACTCCGTGGTACGAGGGCTCGACGCTCATGCACCACTTGGAGAACGTGCATATCGCGTCGGACCGCAACCTGATCGACTTCCGCATGCCGGTGCAGTTTGTGAATCGGCCGAACCTCGACTTCCGTGGTTTCTGCGGCACCATCGCTTCGGGCACGATCTCGAAGGGGGACACCATCATGGCGCTCCCTTCCAAGAAAACGAGCAAAGTGAAGAGCATCGTCACTTTCGATGGCGAGCTCGAAGAAGCGTTCGCCCCGCTGTCGGTCACGCTCACTACTGAGGACGAGATCGACATCAGCCGCGGCGACCTGCTCGTCCGCCCCGACAACCAGCCGAACATTACCGACAAGTTCGACGCGTCGATCGTCTGGATGGCCGAGCAGCCGTTGCTGCCGGGCAAGGACTATTTGATCAAGCACGCCTGTAGTCTGGTGCCGGGCCGCATCAGTACGCTGCGTTACGAGATCGACGTCAACACGCTGCATCGCAGTCCTGCGGCCGAGCTGAAGCTCAACCAAATTGGTCGCTGCCAGATTCAGCTGAGCCAGCCGATTGCGCTCGACGATTATCGTCGCAACAAAGGCACCGGTGCGTTCATCGTGGTCGACCGCGTGTCGAACATCACCGTGGCCGCTGGCATGATTCTCGACCGCAAGACAGCCGAGGAGTCGGACCACTGGGCCGACGAAGCTCGCGAGACGCTCGAAGCCCGCACCAGCCCGGTAACGCCCGACGAACGCGAGGCTCGCTACGGTCAGAAGCCAGCCACGGTGCTGCTGACTGGCCTGCCAGCGGCCGGCAAGACTCCGATCGCCAACGCGGTGGAGCGAATGCTGTTCGACCGTGGTCGGGCGGTTGCGGTGATCGATGGCCAGAACATGCGTCGCGGCCTGTCGCGCGACCTTGGGTTCTCGGTCGACGATCGTAGCGAAAACGTTCGCCGCGCGGCCGAGGTGGCCAAGACGCTGAACAACTCGGGCCTGATCACTATCGCCGCGTTCGTCGCCCCGCACGAAGCGGTCCGCCAGAAGGCGGCCGACGTGGTGGGACGCGAGCGGTTTATCGTCGCCCACGTGGCCGCTCCCGTGGAGTGGTGCCGCGAGCACGACGAGCAAGGCGTGTACGCGAAGGCCGACGCCGGCGAGCTGGCCTCGTTCCCCGGCGTCTCTGCCGAATACGAAGCCCCAGCGACCCCCGACTTGGTGCTCAACACGCACGAGTCGTCGATTGAAGAGTGTGCGAAGCAGGTGGTAGAATTGCTGGAGGCTCGCGGGGTGATTTAA
- the cysD gene encoding sulfate adenylyltransferase subunit CysD has protein sequence MSSYSLTHLKQLEAESIHIIREVAAEFSNPVMLYSVGKDSSVMVRLAEKAFYPGKPPFPLMHVDTTWKFREMIEFREQLIRKQLGWDLIVHINEEGRKLGLDPLTQGGKHTTVMKTEGLKQALDKHGFDAAFGGARRDEEKSRAKERVFSFRDKFHRWDPKNQRPELWNLYNTKVNKGESIRVFPLSNWTELDVWQYIHLENIPIVPLYFADKRPVVRRKMKGAETLVMVDDERLKLEPGEEPEMKMVRFRTLGCYPLTGAVESTATTLPEIIQEMLLATTSERQGRGVDDDEEGGMEDKKKEGYF, from the coding sequence ATGTCATCTTATAGCCTTACGCATCTTAAGCAGCTTGAAGCCGAGAGCATCCACATCATTCGCGAAGTGGCTGCCGAGTTCTCCAATCCGGTGATGCTTTACTCGGTTGGTAAGGATTCGTCGGTGATGGTCCGCCTGGCCGAAAAGGCGTTCTACCCTGGCAAGCCGCCGTTTCCGCTGATGCACGTCGACACGACGTGGAAGTTCCGCGAGATGATTGAGTTCCGCGAGCAACTCATCCGCAAGCAGCTCGGCTGGGACCTGATCGTGCACATCAACGAGGAAGGTCGCAAGCTGGGGCTCGACCCGCTGACCCAAGGTGGCAAGCACACCACGGTGATGAAGACCGAGGGACTCAAGCAGGCGCTCGACAAGCATGGCTTCGACGCCGCGTTCGGTGGTGCCCGCCGCGACGAAGAGAAGAGCCGCGCGAAGGAGCGGGTGTTTAGCTTCCGCGATAAGTTCCATCGCTGGGACCCCAAGAACCAACGCCCTGAACTTTGGAACCTGTACAACACGAAGGTGAACAAAGGCGAGTCGATTCGCGTGTTCCCCCTATCGAACTGGACCGAACTCGACGTCTGGCAATACATCCACCTCGAGAACATCCCGATCGTGCCGCTCTACTTCGCCGACAAGCGCCCGGTCGTTCGTCGCAAGATGAAGGGAGCCGAGACCCTGGTAATGGTCGATGACGAACGGCTGAAGCTCGAGCCAGGCGAAGAGCCCGAAATGAAAATGGTTCGCTTCCGTACGCTCGGCTGCTACCCGCTGACCGGCGCCGTGGAAAGCACCGCCACGACGCTGCCCGAGATCATCCAAGAGATGCTGCTAGCGACCACCAGCGAACGCCAAGGCCGCGGCGTCGACGACGACGAAGAAGGCGGCATGGAAGACAAGAAGAAGGAAGGATACTTCTGA
- a CDS encoding IS5 family transposase produces the protein MATKEKRTYKVTNWKEYNKSLIERGNITIWFSDEALENWEHPNDQTKVGRPFVFSDTAIECLLTIRELLKLPYRQTEGFGRSLVAMLGVEAAIPNYSSLAKRASKLNVSLDIANKRGDIDIVVDSTGMKVFGEGEWKMRTHGKSKRRTWRKLHLSVNPDTREIVAEILTENSCHDADAVPEMLEQVEQPVKKFHGDGSYDKWKVYEGLESEGIEPVIPPQHNAKIKQHGNSAEEPLPRDEAIRQIRRKGRRSWKEEVGYHRRSLAETTMYRVKQSFGSHLKNRVFENQQTEARLRCKIINQFTQLGLPQFEWS, from the coding sequence ATGGCTACGAAAGAAAAACGAACCTACAAAGTCACGAACTGGAAGGAGTATAACAAGTCGCTCATCGAGCGTGGAAACATCACTATTTGGTTTAGCGACGAGGCGTTGGAGAACTGGGAACATCCTAACGACCAGACAAAAGTCGGTCGCCCTTTTGTCTTCAGCGATACGGCGATCGAGTGCTTGCTGACGATTCGCGAACTGCTGAAACTTCCCTATCGGCAGACTGAGGGATTCGGCCGCTCGCTGGTGGCGATGTTGGGCGTCGAGGCAGCGATTCCCAATTATTCTTCGCTCGCCAAGCGAGCCAGCAAGCTGAATGTTTCGCTCGATATCGCTAACAAGAGGGGCGACATCGATATCGTGGTGGATAGCACCGGCATGAAAGTGTTTGGCGAGGGCGAATGGAAGATGCGGACGCATGGCAAGTCGAAGCGGCGGACATGGCGGAAGCTGCATTTGTCGGTGAATCCTGACACCCGCGAGATTGTGGCGGAGATTTTGACCGAGAACAGTTGCCACGATGCCGATGCGGTTCCCGAAATGCTGGAGCAGGTGGAGCAGCCCGTAAAAAAGTTTCACGGCGACGGTAGTTACGACAAGTGGAAGGTTTATGAAGGGCTGGAATCCGAAGGCATTGAGCCGGTGATTCCGCCGCAGCACAACGCCAAGATCAAACAACATGGCAACTCTGCGGAGGAGCCTTTGCCCCGGGACGAGGCAATTCGTCAGATTCGACGCAAGGGGCGTAGGAGTTGGAAAGAGGAAGTGGGCTATCATCGTAGAAGCTTGGCGGAAACGACCATGTACCGAGTGAAACAAAGCTTTGGGAGCCATCTCAAAAACCGAGTATTCGAAAACCAACAAACGGAAGCCCGCTTGCGCTGTAAAATCATCAATCAATTCACCCAACTCGGGCTTCCACAGTTCGAGTGGAGTTAG
- a CDS encoding TonB-dependent receptor plug domain-containing protein — protein MLVRRPRWCGILGCSLLLLAMPAWGQAPGPMPPSSTADVAESEESADDESTAEGDLDNLLDMDLADLGNVQVKESVATFSDPVVEGVSRTSEKSSTAPGVVQVITAEQIRAYGGKTLREVLERATSVWTPNSIYAPNNVTSIRGDLFGHYDTHVLILLNNRPFKDTAQGGMSMAIYNSFPIEMLDRIEIIRGPGSVLYGTNAYAGVINLVTKSSETAKTGGNALAGSDDTQRYGLTVASGEKDHSLYVGAMTLNDGGYDFAGVDEALQPFSKKFGQNNVGVISSLRHGNWSFDTFYGQTEQGGVGLPTGEALPYGFYTAVRAFADVGYRLGDDELSLETHFTYNYSDQSSLGTPSVLFHFKSHDYLVEPILRAQLTERLNWMAGGTFEVRQGTIFEDYSKTWYSAYTQLTYDATDWLTLTGGVQGNMPGTLPGGVAPRAGAIVTLTDLWTAKLLYGHAFRSPSAIETDFDSPPVLAGNPNLAPETIDTYEIQFVRSNEHSRLAGTYFLSQYESIIARDTSGIPITYENTGGLEVQGVELESSVKASSCWQLVGSVTWQQNISDEGVANTTLVPNWMAKVGVAYDNGLVGFGLFDSYFSAPASVTIINPAADIVNPIPTEYHSMSLNTRVDLGRLCGYRSDVVEWQFLMALLTNSTRTVEARVG, from the coding sequence ATGTTGGTTCGTCGACCAAGATGGTGCGGGATACTCGGCTGTAGCTTGCTACTGCTGGCGATGCCTGCATGGGGTCAGGCTCCAGGGCCGATGCCCCCCTCGTCGACTGCCGATGTTGCCGAGTCGGAGGAGTCGGCCGACGACGAGTCTACTGCGGAGGGAGATCTCGACAACCTGCTCGACATGGACCTCGCCGACCTCGGCAACGTGCAGGTCAAAGAGAGCGTAGCGACGTTCAGCGATCCGGTAGTCGAAGGTGTTTCGCGAACCAGCGAGAAGTCTTCGACCGCGCCCGGCGTGGTGCAGGTGATCACCGCCGAACAAATCCGCGCGTACGGCGGTAAGACCCTTCGCGAAGTACTCGAACGGGCGACCAGTGTATGGACTCCCAACTCGATCTATGCACCGAACAACGTGACCTCGATTCGTGGCGACCTGTTTGGCCATTACGATACGCACGTGCTGATCTTGCTCAACAATCGCCCCTTCAAAGATACCGCCCAAGGCGGCATGAGCATGGCGATCTACAATTCGTTTCCTATCGAGATGCTCGACCGCATCGAGATCATCCGTGGCCCTGGTTCGGTGCTGTATGGAACCAATGCTTACGCGGGGGTGATCAACCTGGTGACCAAGTCGAGCGAAACCGCCAAGACCGGCGGCAATGCCCTGGCGGGTTCCGACGATACGCAGCGGTACGGGCTGACCGTTGCGTCGGGGGAGAAAGACCATAGTTTGTACGTGGGAGCAATGACCCTGAACGACGGCGGGTACGACTTCGCTGGGGTCGACGAAGCCTTGCAGCCCTTCTCGAAGAAGTTCGGCCAGAACAACGTGGGAGTGATCAGCAGCCTGCGACATGGCAACTGGAGCTTCGACACGTTCTACGGACAAACCGAACAAGGTGGCGTCGGCTTGCCGACGGGCGAGGCGCTTCCTTATGGTTTCTATACGGCGGTGCGTGCGTTTGCCGACGTTGGTTATCGCTTGGGAGACGACGAACTGTCGCTCGAAACCCACTTTACCTACAACTACAGCGATCAGAGTTCGCTGGGGACACCGTCAGTTCTATTCCACTTCAAGTCTCACGACTACCTGGTGGAACCGATCCTGCGAGCCCAACTCACCGAACGCTTAAACTGGATGGCTGGCGGAACGTTTGAAGTGCGCCAAGGCACGATCTTCGAGGATTACTCGAAGACCTGGTACAGCGCATACACGCAGCTCACCTACGACGCGACCGACTGGCTCACCCTCACCGGCGGGGTGCAAGGCAACATGCCAGGCACGCTGCCTGGTGGCGTTGCCCCGCGTGCCGGTGCGATCGTCACACTCACGGACCTATGGACCGCCAAGCTGCTGTACGGGCACGCGTTCCGCTCTCCTTCGGCGATCGAGACCGACTTCGACAGCCCGCCGGTACTCGCGGGCAATCCGAACCTGGCACCTGAGACGATCGACACGTACGAGATTCAGTTCGTGCGATCGAATGAACACTCGCGACTGGCCGGCACCTACTTTCTAAGCCAGTACGAGAGCATCATCGCCCGCGACACTTCGGGCATTCCGATCACGTACGAAAACACCGGTGGCCTCGAGGTGCAAGGGGTCGAGCTGGAGAGCAGCGTCAAGGCTTCTAGCTGCTGGCAGCTTGTCGGCTCGGTGACTTGGCAGCAAAACATCTCCGACGAAGGAGTGGCCAACACCACGCTGGTGCCGAACTGGATGGCCAAGGTCGGCGTGGCCTACGACAACGGGCTGGTGGGCTTCGGGTTGTTCGACTCGTACTTCAGCGCCCCAGCGTCGGTGACCATCATCAACCCGGCGGCCGACATCGTGAACCCGATACCGACCGAGTACCATTCGATGAGCTTGAACACGCGAGTCGACCTCGGCCGCTTGTGCGGGTACCGCAGCGATGTCGTCGAATGGCAATTCTTGATGGCCTTGTTGACTAACTCCACTCGAACTGTGGAAGCCCGAGTTGGGTGA
- a CDS encoding DUF1559 domain-containing protein, whose protein sequence is MINSRQPHSATWLRCGFTLVELLVVIAIIGVLVSLLLPAVQQAREAARRIQCSNNAKQLGLAAQNFASASGKLPAAGHFDPPSEALYWSYGDWRVDLKSGTNQNWIYDLLPQMEQEAIHDAIDPTKHVTAAPDEVLQNPPATLLCPSGETLGRQFATSRGYGTRQTSIGKANYAAYASPFHIDSYYHTGPMALYGMSLRRIEDGTTFTLLLSEVRSRDLPADQRGAWLLPWSGASLLSMDFHPTYYGASQEKDSPGGYVYTPNANSLGLTQVPNGEWPDVLYECPNPAAAQFEGMPCNAQYYGYISAAPRSLHLNGVVTCFVDGHVEFLADDINEYAMLYMIGINDGEIIPPP, encoded by the coding sequence GTGATCAACTCCCGGCAACCTCACAGCGCGACTTGGCTGCGGTGTGGTTTCACTTTGGTGGAACTGCTGGTGGTAATTGCCATTATCGGGGTGCTGGTATCGCTGCTGCTTCCAGCCGTGCAGCAAGCCCGCGAGGCAGCACGCCGGATTCAATGTTCGAATAACGCGAAGCAACTCGGCCTGGCAGCGCAGAACTTCGCGTCGGCCAGTGGCAAGCTACCCGCGGCGGGTCACTTCGATCCGCCGTCCGAGGCGTTGTACTGGTCGTATGGCGATTGGCGAGTCGACTTGAAGTCGGGCACCAACCAAAACTGGATCTACGACCTGCTTCCCCAGATGGAACAGGAAGCAATCCACGACGCGATCGATCCCACCAAGCACGTAACCGCTGCTCCCGACGAAGTGCTGCAAAACCCACCTGCTACGCTGCTCTGTCCGAGTGGCGAAACGCTTGGCCGCCAGTTCGCAACTTCGCGTGGCTATGGCACCCGCCAGACCTCGATCGGCAAAGCCAACTACGCCGCGTACGCCAGCCCGTTCCATATCGACTCGTACTATCACACCGGTCCGATGGCTTTGTACGGCATGTCGCTCCGCCGCATCGAGGATGGCACCACCTTCACGCTGCTGCTGTCCGAGGTACGCTCGCGGGACTTGCCGGCCGATCAACGCGGGGCGTGGCTGTTGCCATGGTCGGGCGCTAGTTTGCTGTCGATGGATTTTCATCCCACCTACTACGGCGCATCGCAAGAGAAAGACAGCCCTGGCGGCTATGTCTATACGCCGAACGCCAACTCGCTGGGACTCACTCAGGTGCCCAACGGCGAATGGCCCGACGTACTCTACGAATGCCCTAACCCAGCGGCCGCCCAATTCGAAGGCATGCCCTGCAACGCCCAGTACTACGGTTACATTTCGGCCGCTCCGCGTAGCCTGCACCTCAACGGCGTGGTCACCTGCTTCGTTGATGGGCACGTCGAGTTCCTCGCCGACGACATCAACGAGTACGCCATGCTGTACATGATTGGCATCAACGATGGCGAGATCATCCCCCCACCCTAA
- a CDS encoding Imm42 family immunity protein, with translation MIAGNPSTFAIESNITQAYEQLSWLALGCFVIHISGRRYGVFKPDATMLACSFDEVGRRISSRGNHTVPFSELDAGEIALAFSGALYASNPEQYYFGIALPTFYDMIHASRVVWAPDGDEAFDDGSYVLQFDFEAHVRLIAFKSGQESLYDPVTLSDIWLEADNFYSILSQWHDNFSSEWGSMPKCEHPIN, from the coding sequence ATGATCGCTGGAAACCCTTCCACTTTTGCTATCGAGTCCAACATTACTCAAGCCTACGAACAACTGAGTTGGCTTGCGCTTGGATGTTTCGTTATTCACATTAGTGGCCGCCGTTATGGTGTGTTCAAGCCAGACGCTACGATGCTAGCCTGTTCATTTGATGAAGTGGGGAGGCGTATCTCCAGTCGAGGCAATCACACGGTCCCATTCTCCGAACTTGACGCAGGTGAAATCGCCCTCGCGTTTAGTGGTGCCCTATATGCATCGAATCCAGAGCAATACTACTTTGGCATTGCATTGCCCACCTTCTATGACATGATTCATGCAAGTCGCGTAGTCTGGGCGCCTGATGGCGATGAAGCTTTTGACGATGGGAGCTACGTTCTCCAGTTCGATTTTGAAGCTCATGTTCGCCTTATCGCTTTTAAGTCTGGCCAAGAGTCTCTCTACGATCCTGTCACACTTAGCGATATTTGGCTTGAAGCCGACAACTTTTACTCCATTCTTAGTCAATGGCATGACAACTTCAGTTCTGAATGGGGTTCCATGCCAAAGTGTGAGCATCCCATAAACTAG
- a CDS encoding IS4 family transposase, which yields MPSQRVAKDELPVWPEQVIGGKYVRLLEKFLKQLRSEDAHGNRKLFLDDVFVAYLLAFFNPTIRSLRTIEDFSQTVQAQKHLSIRKITRSTLSDFNQLADPERLQPILDALRRQLARKSKRQSIGDDDLDELLQQTVAVDGTFLPAVAEVAWAMCNTNNHGAKKHRARVDVHLPVSTWLPEAIVIPSPGQSEADSAIERLQPGRIYLYDRGFMSFALLAAHYDDTHALQSHFVARYRPAGGNSPTLREVKSRELTEKDKAAGVLSDGVGHFKSSNPSRHRVPRVQLREVIVACEEKGKPSQLRLITNLLDVPAHVIAMLYRYRWQVELFFRWLKSSANFGHLISHASEGVQTHFYVAVIAVLLMYLHTGYRPSKYLFALMGQVGRGAATLEEILPILRERERQNELARQSAARRSEKKKQQST from the coding sequence ATGCCTTCCCAGCGAGTTGCTAAAGACGAGCTACCAGTGTGGCCCGAGCAGGTCATTGGGGGGAAGTATGTCCGGCTTTTGGAGAAGTTTCTCAAACAACTCCGCTCGGAAGACGCCCACGGTAATCGCAAGTTATTTCTCGATGACGTGTTCGTAGCCTACCTGCTGGCGTTCTTCAATCCCACCATCCGCAGTTTGCGAACCATCGAAGATTTCAGCCAAACGGTACAGGCTCAGAAACACCTTTCGATTCGCAAGATCACTAGAAGTACGCTCTCAGACTTCAATCAACTGGCCGACCCCGAGCGATTGCAGCCGATTCTCGATGCCCTCCGCCGGCAACTTGCCCGCAAGTCAAAACGGCAATCGATAGGTGACGACGATCTCGACGAACTGCTCCAGCAGACCGTGGCCGTCGATGGCACGTTTCTCCCGGCCGTGGCCGAAGTCGCCTGGGCCATGTGCAATACGAACAATCATGGGGCGAAGAAGCATCGAGCGCGGGTGGATGTCCATTTGCCGGTGAGCACGTGGCTTCCCGAGGCAATCGTCATTCCATCCCCTGGCCAGAGCGAGGCCGATTCAGCCATCGAACGGTTGCAGCCCGGTCGTATCTATCTGTACGACCGCGGCTTCATGAGTTTCGCGCTCTTGGCAGCGCACTACGACGACACACACGCGTTGCAATCGCACTTCGTGGCTCGTTATCGCCCAGCGGGGGGCAATTCGCCCACGCTGCGGGAAGTGAAAAGTCGCGAACTCACCGAAAAAGACAAAGCGGCCGGCGTGCTCAGCGATGGAGTGGGACATTTCAAGTCTTCGAATCCGAGCCGACATCGAGTTCCCCGAGTGCAGCTTCGCGAAGTCATCGTCGCTTGCGAAGAAAAGGGAAAACCGTCGCAACTGCGGTTGATCACCAACCTGCTCGATGTACCGGCGCACGTGATTGCCATGCTGTATCGCTATCGTTGGCAAGTAGAACTGTTCTTTCGGTGGCTGAAGAGCTCTGCGAACTTCGGACACTTGATCAGCCACGCAAGCGAAGGGGTGCAAACGCACTTCTACGTGGCGGTCATTGCCGTGTTGCTGATGTACCTGCACACCGGTTATCGACCGAGCAAGTACCTGTTCGCCCTAATGGGACAGGTCGGCCGCGGGGCGGCAACCCTGGAAGAGATCCTGCCGATCCTCCGCGAGCGAGAACGTCAGAACGAACTGGCCCGGCAGTCGGCCGCGCGGCGGAGCGAGAAAAAGAAACAGCAATCGACTTAG
- a CDS encoding four helix bundle protein, with product MISDLRKRGDKMNQSDLKDRTKSFALRIIRLSAALPKSREADILGRQLLRSGTSIGANYREALRASSKRHFISTLEICLREGDETIYWLELLADSEIFTQKKLSNLIDECNQLVAILTATVKSAKSNNTKSPANRQTKS from the coding sequence ATGATTTCTGATTTGCGCAAGCGGGGGGACAAGATGAACCAGAGTGACCTCAAGGATAGAACCAAGAGCTTTGCACTACGAATCATTCGTCTCTCAGCAGCACTTCCTAAATCACGAGAAGCGGACATCCTGGGTCGTCAGCTACTGAGGTCAGGAACTTCGATTGGAGCAAACTATCGTGAAGCTCTTCGAGCCTCCTCCAAACGGCACTTCATTTCGACCCTGGAGATATGCCTGAGAGAAGGCGATGAAACCATTTACTGGTTAGAGCTATTGGCAGACTCTGAAATCTTTACACAAAAGAAACTATCCAACCTGATCGACGAGTGCAATCAGCTTGTTGCCATCCTCACGGCAACCGTCAAATCAGCCAAATCGAACAACACCAAGTCGCCGGCCAACCGACAGACCAAATCATAA